In Vigna angularis cultivar LongXiaoDou No.4 chromosome 8, ASM1680809v1, whole genome shotgun sequence, the DNA window taattgttagggtttttcttctatactctatgcatgctttgtttaactcattcaaatttatagaatataaaaatGCATCTTTGTTCAATCGTGAAGACCAAAATAAGTGACCTTCCGAAAGACGTGACAACAGCTGCTGGACGTCACCATTTCTCCTCTCTGCTTCCTCGTTCCCGTGCACACCTCCAGGCCGTGACATATTCAGCTAAATAAATGAGCTCcttctaaaagaaaatgaacGTCCCACATGTGCTTCTCCTGGACGTCCATCCCGAGGTTGTGCCTTTCTCCCTGCCAAGTAATCACCTCACGAGACACTCTTCCCACACCTATTCTCTCCTCTTCCATGAATCAGCGTGCAAGCAAAGTTGAGCTGCATGCTTCTCTCCAACGTGCTTCTACTTCCaactttaaaagaaagaaaaaacgtGCACTTCATTGGACGGTtctagcaaaaaaaaaaaagggagggTGGCGGCTCTCATCTTCCCCTCACAGCCCTTGAATCACCGTCcaattctctttttctccaaagcAAAATGAGTCAGCGTGCTTCTCAAGATGAAACCAGCGCCTCTTCAAAATAAAAGCAGTGTTCCATTGTGCTCTCGGGTGCGCACTTCCTCCGTGAATCAACACCTCATTTCTTTCCAAGATAATCATCGTTTCCAGCTCCACTTCCAGCAAAACGAGTCAGCTCTCCAATAATCACCGTGCAACGTTGGACAATACTATCATAGACTtaaacttcaataaaaaaaaagtgcatGAAccaaaaacgaaaacaaaatgaaattaacataAAGCTCTTCATTCCTTCCCTTGAAAACAGCGTTGCACCATTTcccattgaaaaaaaatgttcccCCAACCAAAAACTAAGTGCCTCTGGCAACTGCTCAAGCCCGTGAGTTTTCTTTAATGAGGGTGGGGTCCACACAAAAAACCCTAGGGTGCCAAGTCATCCACCCCACTTTTAGGCCTAGTTCATTTTGTCAAAAATTGGCTCAATCTACAAAAGTTAATCCAAAAACATTCTACAatactaaattacaatttaattaattctaaaatatctaTGTGGAGAATTATGTGACAGccctccaaatgtcccaaaatattatccaacaatttccttgtaattaataatgcaaataattagcctcaaataattcaaattaatcaaaataagaatttgtggtcgaattaagcacaattagcaaaaatgggaaaatactggacattcaaccacaattccctgattaaatatagcacaataagctaagtgaaatcaagaaaatattgactcatcaatgGATCAAAGACAATTTTGGCAAGTTGCTGGACAATTTGATAACCAACCACAACAataatggcagcaacaaagctctcTATCAAAGATGAATGACatttttcaacaatttatgcaagaatccatctccactcagaaaagcattgaagcatcatgtaaaaggattGAGATGCAGATTGGCCACTTAATTGAGAGATTGAAAGATTTTGGGGTTATAATtgaagttaaccctagggaGGAATGTCAAGCCATTATCACTAGAAGTGACAAGACTTTAGATGagaaagagatagagagaaaagaaaaagaagagtttaatgagaaagataaagatgtagaaaaagaaagagaagtggttgagagagaagagagaaagaaaatttgtgtgaagattaagaaagtgagtggaaaaagagaagaaaaaaagaaagtgagagaaaataaaatgtgtgtgaagataaagaaagtgatagaaaaggaaaagaggacaagaggaaaaaagaaagaatcatatgaaaaaccctgtcctcatccaaagaagtatcataggaaggagaaggaatttgagcgctttatgaaaatcttcaagaaattggagattaaagttcctatgctTGAGACATTTAAataggttcctggttttatcaaattcctgaagaaattcagcaaaaagaagatggaacttgagttttattgggtcaagctagtgacgttaaaagaacgcttgctgggaggcaacccagtgatttaaaaacttttaatttctggtttggtgatgtaatctTGAAcctttggtatttttgttttggttataagtttgttacagggtttacatctactgatggatgttaggtggttgagtatctactgaaggatactaggttagCAGGCacctattgatgggtgttggtaagaaagatttgcacttACTGAAGGgtgttggaggattttgggtcaggctcgtgacgttaaacaaacACTACCtcggaggcaacccagttgattgactttatctctgtttgttttgattttgctcTAGTTTCATTTTAGGAATTGAATGTATGAGTGATGCGAGAATCTAAATGCATGGGGTGAGTGAGAGGCATTGGTATAGGACACatagggcaagctaggaagaaggagagttGGTGCCgcaaatgccgctcagcggtaattaccgctgagcgcgaCTGCTGCAAATTTGGGTGGacgattttgttttaattgggcTCAGCGGGATTAGGCCCATTAGgttatttttataccctaggaCACAACTTTGCTTCCACTTTCAGATCTCCCTCTTCCCACACACTCTCTGTAACACCCCAAATTTTAGGATGCCATGGATTTACAAAAACTTTTTAAACTTTAACTCTAATACCATTGtgaaatacaaattaaataaaacttctatttattataatagaataaagaAAAGCCTCATAAATCAAATGCAACTATAAAACGTTCATGGAATCTCATTACAAAACTAATAGCATTGAAATTAAAATCCCTTAGTTCTCCCATAAATCTCGCTGCTCAACTCCGCTTTAGCTACATCTGTAACAACATCTACTCACGTACAAGTACAATCATCGTAGGTGAAAACCACAACCAACAtacaagggtgagctaacaaaaataagtcaTATAAACATACATAAGTATTAAATATCAACTTAGAATAAGATTATCGAATAATACATATCATCATTCTCTTACTCATCTTCACCTGACAGTATATTAAATCATTAACCCCGCACTAGTAGAATTCCAAGTTACCATCATATAATCCTACACTTATATGTCAACGTAACCAAGTCACACCCAAACTCACTCGGTCACTCACCAACTCATACCAATTTATTTGAAACCATTCACTATATATATTGAATCACCACCGAGTTGCTCGCATACAACACAAGGTCGAGTGTCACCtcccaccactctcttaaaGAGCTTCACCGGCAGGTATACTTTATGACACCGTTACACAAAGACATTTCCCGCCACTCTCTGAAAGGCTTTACCGACAAGTACACcacttcccaccactctcttaTAGCTTCTCCGGGCAAGTATATGTTTTCCACCACCCTCTTGGGTTCACCGGACAAGTATACACTCCTTACCACTCTATTTTTAGAGAACTTCACAGGACAAGTACTAGTGCTACTTCCACCACTCTTCCAAGAGCTTCACCGAGCATAAACTtaatttccaaaaataataaacaatattatacTCACACAGTCAATCAAACTCTTATGTGATAGACAttcttaaaacaataataacacGATCATCAAACTAATgaaaattcaactaaaataaacaaaagaaaaatatacacTATATACACCCCTTTTCTAATAACTAACaccaaatatattaaaataaaataaactcaataTATCCATCCATAAGGGGACCCCAAATCTACCAATTAAAAACCACTCACCCTTACGTAAACCACTCATCACCCATATACCTTTATCTTACTTTTTTAACCACTCATGGCCCCACTCCTTTTCATCATTTCCCAtgccatgttttttttttcctacttCACCAACCACTGTTACGTAAATTCCTTACTCTTCCAAAAGCTATTTAAGCATGAATCAAAATAAGGTTGCAATACATCACTAAATTTCTAATAGTTAATTCTCTCAGTGCATTGTTAATACTACtgcactagtggaaaaataactttttataacatacaaaaatgatcttttataACGTAATTACTGGAGACATAGTTCTGAACAATATAATAACTCTACTCATTTTATAACGTAGCAGaaatttacgttataatatgttccacatattataacgtagtttctgaagtacgttataatatgcgCAGACTATTATGACAAATTTCCATTTGTCTGTTATAATAGGGTGGAAGGTATTATAATGTAGAagtttttgtacgttataatatgttatatattattatgtatatattattgtacgttataatatgtgatcaacGTATCCTAACATACTAAGCaatgtacgttataatatatgtttttatttttttaaaaaaattattattaaatttgacatccaatgaaattataataatattcctgTATTATGAtctcatccaatcaatttataatcaatagagctttaaataaacaaatttaatgaaactaacaaaatagaatttatttcaaatattaaatagtctaatatttaatacatcatttatacatgaagctatatattaaatctaaatattacattaatgtacaTACACTATTTAATTGTAGCCaagtttctactaacacttaaaataaaagaagtctAGTTCCTTCTAATGTCTTCAATGTTTGTAGCATCCATGGGACATGAATCATTAaagatctacaaataaaataatagagttaaaacaatattgtgATGAATAGTTGGATAAGTATTTAGTTAGTATTTTAATACCTTATTCCATGATTCAGTAATGTTTGTACAAATAATGGTATGCATGTGTTTCATTACATAATATTCACACTCATAGTTGCCCAATTGACGTCGACActgcaaattaaataaaaataatgaagactCATTCAAACCAAAGAcacaaaatatcatattatactCTAGCTAGCCTTTGCACCATGTAGCTCTGTATATTCTACTAAACCATATTTCACAAAACCAACAACACAGCCAATTcctcataaaaataacaatcaccaaacacaaaacaaagaaagatcAACTTCTCTTACATTAGGTGTGATTATTTGCATCTTCTTTTTAGAAATAGGTGGAACACCCCCGCAACCTTGAATGAGCTTCCAAAGACCTATACAAAAGTTAGACATCCATGTGCCATAACCCATaagcataaaataaacaaagcaACCAAGAACCTTATCAAATATCTTTATATCCTAATCCTAGTTAcacaaaccaaagaaaaataCCCAAGAGGAGCAAGTGGatattgaaaattcattaagatcataaacataaaacacacttatttattcttcattCAGTTATATATAAGCGAATACCTGTTCTAcacaaaagaatatataaacGATAAAACTTAAGTTATTTGTTGAACAAAAATAGGAACAATAATTGatcaaaattactttaaatttaacgAGACCTGGTCCTACAATATTTAaagcaaaattttaaattaactaatGTCTCTTGATCCACAAATCTTACTATGTATAAGAAGAGATCATATTCAAATCTATAAATTTTCTTCCATCTAACTtaaggaaaaaaatacaaactaaatatttataGCTGAAACTCTACCATTATCTTTATCTAGATTAATTTAACGAAAATAGAATATTATGTTTAATAACTTTAAATGGTCCTCGACGGCTATAATGTCATTCAATTTCTTACAATCGAAGACACAGCTTTTGCTcgaaaagtaattaaattataaatctgtCAAAAAGGtaataattaaagttataaaGAGAGAcctatctaataaaaaaaagcacTCGTGTTattaataaaagtcataaatttttcaatataaaggCACATATTTGCCTTTGCCTAATAGCTTAATGTTTTAGGAGATTTTGTCTTAACCAGATGACTTTTCCTGTTTTGGGAAGTCTTCTTTTTAGCCTTTTTTTACTAGTTCTAGATGAACTTATGAAAGCTTAGAAAACCCATATAAACTACTTTTGGGTTCCGGCTCATGAAAATAAGCTGTTATAATAAAAGCTAGAAACAACTTAGTGATCACTGTTGCAATTATAGTTATACTAAAGTTATTTACttagttatcaaaatttgttgTCTATCCAAATGGGGCCATATATTAGAGTTTATGTAACCAATTTGTCAGGAATATTCTGCACTTCCCCGCCCATTTAAACTAGGTACATTTGGTCTCTGCATTTTCCATGCTTTTAAGCCCAAAGAATTTTCCATGAATTGGGGAAGTTGCaggtataaaataaactattcaCATACCTGCATGGGTTATCTTATCCTTTCTCTTATATATCTCAACTCATCAAGGGGTGCAAACTTGTGGCTCTTTGGTTTATTTCTTGAATATTGGTTGCCTTGTCTTGAATGGATCAATTTGCAGGGAACTATTTTGCTCTTGGCTTGACTTAAAGTTCATTTTAACTTAAAACAGGTTGATTTCAATCTACCACAGCGTTTTGACATCACATATGTTGACTCAAATACTGAGGAAAGAAGGCCTATCATGATCCATAGAGCAGTGCTTGGATCATTCGAAAGATTCTTTGGTGTTCTCATTGAGCATTATGCTGGTGATTTTCCATTATGGCTTTCTCCAACACAAGCTCGAGTTTTACCTGTTACTGATGCCCAGGTAACATAAAGTTTGACTATTAAGAAATCTTTGGTCTATTCTACGTACTGATCATATTTTATTGCAGTATGTACATTATACGCATTATTAGCATGTATCTTCTTTATCTTTTAGAAGCTTTCTTAGATTTCAGGATTTCACAAACAAGTTGAGAATTCTCTTACATAATCCTCTTACAACCTTGTAGACACAATCCTCTTACataatccatatatatatatatatatatatatatatatatatatatattgatttctatatataaattaacatcagcaataataatatattgatttctAGAATGTTAGAAATGCCAACCTTGTATGCCACTTTTTTTCCCCTTTCACATCACATAATCAACATAAGCTTTGAAAGTATGCATGAATAAAAAGTAACAGGTTAAACGACTGAATAAAGATGAATATTAAATTCTCTAGCATATATAAACTATTATTCTACCGTTAAGGTTGTGTGGTTAAACAACAGAAATCACGAAAAACCAAACCAGATCATCTAGTGATCACTGATCATACAGGCAGTGTAGAACTAACTTCAACTTCAATTCCATAAAATTAGTCACTAATTTCTAGTTATCATGTAAAATGGTAATAATATATACTAATATGTTTGTATCGTTCATGAGCACAATAGAATCATATTCAACTGGTATACGAGCAAACAAACTAATTAGAAGGCAAACAGTAGCAGCAGATTTGCAACGAAATaacagtaatatatatatatatatatatatatatatatatatatatatatatatatatatattgatactCAGACAAAACATTACTCATAACACCAAGATCGAGAGTTAAAGACTCATGTTGAACATTACTCATAACACCAAAATTCTCATACAAAACATTCCTAATAGCATGCTATTTCAAGATGAGAGCCATCTGTACAATTTTCTGCTTCTGTTATATGAGTGATTagttgttcttatttttttgtattctgttatttgaatttgaaagaaTGTAGATCTAAAATAATAGAGTGAATTACAGGATGAAAGATACACAAACCCTAAAGAAAACCCCTTCTTCCCTGAAAATTTCCCTTAAAACACCACTACTCTACTACTTTTTCTCTGCCACTTTCATTGGCACAAGGACTAAAGTGAATAACACTTTCCAGCATCAATGATTCAGAAAGAAacgtttttttaattataaatagtcTATGATTACACTAGTTTATTTGTAGAAATATAACCCTAAATCCAGAATTTAATTTGAAGCAGATTCTCGTGCAGGAGATTTAAAACCCAAtctttttgttcttcaagaatcaatgaaaacaaaattaacagaTAAAAAGGGGGGAAAGTGTTATAGAGAAGAATGTGAACTATAACTACCTTCAAAATTCTCCAATCACCGCCGTGGATTCGGCATTCAAGGCtccctcctcctctctctcgTGCTAACGCcgctaatttctccaccaatcCAAACACAATCCCCACCAATCTAGGAGAGAAATTAGTgaaattaatagaagaaaaacataaaaaattaggaaaaaacaaaatagtagAATGTATGAATCAAAAAACCTACTTGGTTAGACTTCGGAGATTTTGGAGCCAGAAGTAGTCTTGCAGAGGAAGGAGTGTTCTCGGAGCCGAGAAGAACGCAGTCGCAGAGGAGTGCTGAGAAATGTGAGTGAGGAATGCCGAGAAATGCGAGTGAGAGGGATGAGACGTAGAGCGGAAGAGAGGAATGAGAATTAGAGGAAACGTGAAATGAAATCTAGCGAGAGGGATGTGGGAAATGAGAGAGGAAGagatattataattgatttctaAAACTTCGTTATAATACATCAATAATaggttttgaacttatttacaagtttgccaccgctTTTCATAGTATAACTGATtttcaaaactacgttataatatgtcttaaacttatttacaagtttgccatcgcattttatattataactgattttcaaaactacgttataatatgtcttaaacttatttacaagtttgccaccacatttcatattataactgatttaaaaaaatacgttATAATATCTCCCTATTATGATGGATAATTTTTGTCTGTTATAATAGGCttgttataaaatgtcatttttccatTAGTGCTGGCCGCAAACGTCTCTCCTATCTTGCACGCAATATTTCAACCTTCTCTACCTATCACCTTACCCGCAACAACTAACCACCCCTATCCAACACATAAGAAGTCCACCCTAAAACCCAACAACGATTCACTACAGCAAGACGCAACCATCACAACGAAACACCCATGGAGAATATAATTTATCTTCCATCATCTACCACATATACCATACGGTTCCTCACTAATGTATCCCATCCTTTCCGGATCAGTTTTCATGGATTTATGGTGCACAAGCAAAGAGATACATAATCACCAACATTTAAAGAGTTAAACAACGATTACATAAAAACCAAGACAACAATCAATGCAATAAGAATACCCCAAATTAGAACCCACTAAGTGTAACCCAAAATAGAACAGATCATGGAAGCATCACAACACCAACACCCGCATGCAACCATTCATGATTTTCACACCTTAAACACCCAAACAAAACAAAGTAGagttaactccccttacctggaattCGAGCAAGCGCCTACTACTTTCCTAAACGAAAGTCTCTCTTCTAATCTCTTTCGATCTTACTTCTCACCGTCCACCGTTAGCTCCTCTCCTTTCCAAGTTAAGATATTTTCTTTCTAGGTTTAGGTTTCtctttttataccccaagcagAAACAGTTAACATTTAAAAACAGAACTAAAGTTTTGGGTCATAAGCTAATTGTATTTTTAGCCCAATTAAATATCTTAGTTCTCTTACTAACTCATATCCAAAACTTATCGTTTTAATTAGCATTCTCACGAGCACCTTTGCTACTAATTCTTGAGCAAGGAAGGAAAAACAAAACTTCAAAAAAGGTCTAGTGCAATAGACCCATGCAAGAACCCCAACTtataaatttaaccaaaaacaattacaataaatttttatctaCTAACCCAACACTTTTATTTTAACTCACAAGCACATAaccataattaaaatatatatatctataaataaataaaataattttattttttattttctacggGTCTTACACTCTCCAAAGAGTTCTCTTCacttttcccttcttcccccttcacaaaatctctctttcaaacACTTTTGCACCAAGTTTCCcatcaagtttggggtttggttaGAGCATTGCTGTTGGGTGCTGATTTCTTCACTTTCTTAGAGCATTTTtcactcatctagcatctccacccaagtaagtacaagcCTTTTTgcattctagggtttttgacAGCATGGATTGatatgaacatggttgtctaaacatgattctttagggattttgatttttatgcatgattagatgaattaattgttgtttgaaccgattaaaatgcttgatttgggtTTGGAACTAGGAAGATTGCATGTGGGTGAAGATTAGAACATGTTTTGggcatttttaaaaaatttgcagaatcgccgctcagcggaaatttcccCTGAACGCGATACCTGCATAGTGGTTTTTAAGCTTGTTTTGGCTGCATGCTTGATGTACAGATTGCGCTGAGGGGCTCTGTTTGCCCTCAGCAATGATAGGAATGGTTttagggtgttgtttgtggtttactaatgttTAACGATGTTTTTtatggttttgtgaattgtgtttgatgtagggatgacctcctcatcgggcaagagGATCAAGACTTTGGGATCaaagaggaaggataaggaaccagaCCGCTCTTACTCCAAcaagttcctttcccgcaaGCATGAGCGCCACTTCAATgttgtccaagataggaggTTATTAATGGAAAGGAACGCTGGACTGATACCTGATTTTGCTccacagtttggagagcaattggagAATAGGAACTAAAGAAAgttagccacttatcctgcaccaaCTAACATAgtagtggtgaaagaattctacaccaacgcaaggaggttgggtgatcatcctgTAGAGGATTAtttgagctatgttagaggacacGCCATTCGGTATGACCCTGATTCCATTCacaaatttttagattttgaatgggttggtgagcaatgtcagtttgctctaaATATGGAAGAAGGAGCGGACTTTGGTGATGTGGAAAGTGTGTTATGTGTGCCTGGAGGGCACTTTCAGAGAAATAGGAATTGTGCAATTGTGAACATCAAGAAAGCTAAACTGATTCctctagcaaagtattggatgacattttctcatgccaacatctAACCGTGCTCACATGTCTCGGATATTACTATCAGCAGGGCGCTTCTTTTGTACTATGTGCTCagagggatgagcattaacatCGGCCAGGTCATAGCcaatgagatacaggtgtgtgccaacactatgaacaacaaagcacccttGAGGCATCCCTCTTTGGTTACACACCTATGTGAGCTAGTTGGGGTAAATATCTAcaccaccatttgagaggcctaggaaagttattgatgaggcctattacaaacAATACTGTAGAGGTGATGAGGCAGCTCAACTAGTACCACCACGCCGTCCTCGTAGAGGGAGAGGACCACCACAGGGTCAGGCATCTACAGAGCCTCATGAGGCAGAGCCATTTTAGAtaagggacatgtatatgtctcttatagatgctaGGATGCAATCCATTCACAGAGGGTAGGTGGTCATAGttgagatgattattgggatgtatgatacacctccaacACATAGGTGAACCATGgatgagtttcataatgtggtggCGTGGCCAGAGGAGCAAGCCCAAGGTAGTAGAGCTGGAGCAGCTAgagcttcagctatggatgatgaggatgatgaagaggaggaagattcagatgacaacatgggttgatgaggagctgagatagcatctactgatggatgttatcacctctagagctggattttttatcttttgttttgtactgttgaacttatttgcttctgttattagaataggttgtgatgtactcagtttgaaactttatctgctatgatggtttgcttgtgatttatgcatgatgagtattgcttgatgatgcttgaaTATTGATTgctgttgagattgtgcactatatgctgatatacaggtggttgttcacaagctGTGAATAAATGcatgttatgattgtgattatgatgctaagtaggatgtgtatgtggaatgatATGATGAGCTTatgtgtgaggttttgaactccagagttttgtgattgaatgttattacattgaaagcatgaatgactttgcccag includes these proteins:
- the LOC128193743 gene encoding uncharacterized protein LOC128193743, with product MVLDGYNVIQFLTIEDTAFARKVDFNLPQRFDITYVDSNTEERRPIMIHRAVLGSFERFFGVLIEHYAGDFPLWLSPTQARVLPVTDAQTSEILEPEVVLQRKECSRSREERSRRGVLRNVSEECREMRVRGMRRMTSSSGKRIKTLGSKRKDKEPDRSYSNKFLSRKHERHFNVVQDRRLLMERNAGLIPDFAPQFGEQLENRN